Proteins encoded in a region of the Pseudomonas viciae genome:
- a CDS encoding carboxypeptidase regulatory-like domain-containing protein has translation MKSLYCLIAIGALLFPVTLNATNLAPIDSAGVQVQPSQQNGIAYLSGGIGEDEARAIGQAQGYNLHMTFAIGVENKYIPDVDVTVQNASGQTLLTLEDAGPLVYVQLPPGKYTVVATRNGEARRDTAEVGSGAARNLVFHWSGDE, from the coding sequence ATGAAGTCCCTCTACTGTCTTATCGCCATCGGCGCACTGCTTTTCCCCGTCACGCTCAACGCCACCAACCTCGCCCCAATAGACAGCGCAGGCGTGCAAGTCCAGCCGTCACAACAGAACGGTATCGCCTACTTGTCCGGCGGTATCGGCGAGGATGAAGCCCGGGCCATCGGGCAGGCCCAGGGCTATAACCTGCACATGACATTTGCGATTGGCGTGGAAAACAAATACATCCCGGATGTGGATGTCACCGTGCAGAACGCGTCGGGGCAAACTCTGCTGACGCTGGAAGACGCGGGGCCGCTGGTTTACGTGCAATTGCCGCCGGGCAAGTACACCGTGGTGGCGACCCGCAACGGTGAGGCGCGCCGCGACACTGCCGAGGTAGGCAGCGGCGCCGCACGCAATCTGGTGTTCCATTGGAGCGGTGACGAATAA